In the genome of Quercus robur chromosome 3, dhQueRobu3.1, whole genome shotgun sequence, one region contains:
- the LOC126716423 gene encoding uncharacterized protein LOC126716423, whose translation MPSITVVIQENLHWTLAMSRMNGVQVPNGTSPEDLLAYCQSRAHMFERDDWADKRFTPGRAMLLNIRSNFQTLFCLRYLMRIRRWNNLTRRVLRQYQIRHSRALNAFVASISEFVNWATMLHYYLTHDESIVLVLTGFCDYKVF comes from the exons ATGCCGAGTATCACCGTTGTGATTCAAGAAAACCTGCACTGGACTCTTGCAATGTCGAGGATGAACGGCG TTCAAGTTCCAAATGGAACTTCACCTGAAGATTTGTTAGCATATTGCCAAAGCAGAGCACACATGTTTG AGAGAGATGATTGGGCCGATAAACGTTTTACCCCTGGGAGAGCGATGTTGCTGAATATCAGGTCCAATTTTCAAACATTGTTTTGTTTGAGGTATTTGATGAGGATTAGGCGCTGGAACAATCTTACACGGAGGGTGCTACGGCAATATCAGATCAGGCATTCTCGCGCTCTTAATGCATTTGTAGCCTCCATCTCAGAATTTGTGAATTGGGCCACCATGTTGCATTATTACCTTACACATGACGAGAGCATCGTATTGGTGCTCACTGGTTTTTGTGATTATAAGGTCTTCTGA
- the LOC126718406 gene encoding pectinesterase inhibitor 10: MVLNTTIKPSATTIKFLCSYGGKILPRYPDGKLRYLGGETRVLAVDRSISFSELLLKLGELCGTPVSLRCQLPSEDLDALVSITSDEDLANLIEEYDKAASPPSSLKIRAFLSPPKPPRKSISSPPLPPPIPNSSASSSKSSSSSSCSTSSPSHSPTGTTPRFSAPVADVCLRQISPPVAPYQRSAAKIKPHCAYRAHGNPSNIYLIHNGNHWQ, from the exons ATGGTACTCAACACCACCATCAAACCCAGCGCCACCACCATCAAATTCCTCTGTAGCTACGGCGGAAAAATCCTCCCCCGTTATCCCGACGGTAAACTCCGTTACCTCGGCGGCGAAACCCGTGTCCTCGCCGTTGACCGCTCCATTTCCTTTTCCG AGCTATTGTTGAAGCTCGGAGAGTTGTGTGGTACACCTGTGAGCCTTCGTTGCCAGTTGCCGTCGGAGGATCTAGACGCTCTAGTATCGATCACCTCCGATGAGGACCTCGCGAATCTCATCGAGGAGTACGACAAGGCCGCGTCGCCGCCTTCGTCTCTGAAGATCAGAGCGTTTCTCTCGCCGCCGAAACCTCCCAGAAAATCAATCTcttctcctcctcttcctcctccaaTCCCTAACTCCTCGGCGTCTTCATCGAaatcgtcgtcgtcgtcgtcgtgtTCCACTTCGTCTCCGTCTCACAGTCCCACCGGCACCACCCCGAGGTTTTCGGCGCCGGTGGCCGACGTGTGCCTCCGCCAGATCTCGCCGCCGGTCGCTCCGTATCAGAGATCGGCGGCGAAGATCAAGCCTCACTGTGCTTACCGTGCTCATGGAAACCCTAGCAACATCTACCTCATCCACAACGGGAATCACTGGCAATAG